One genomic segment of Flagellimonas marinaquae includes these proteins:
- a CDS encoding BspA family leucine-rich repeat surface protein, whose product MNIKKLCSAIISLGLLWSCSKDDGPEPVKNNAPVIKAQTFSVDEDITDDATIGIVKATDADQDELTFNIEDNDLFEIDPDGKLSLKSGQTLDYEAKVEHIIKVTVSDGVDKKEANITITVTNVIESLAEDPDSFVTLWNIPEDNFEIIIGTNPDYEYNYIIDWGDGIQEELSIQNPSHTYSSAGEYKVSIQGIFPAIKMAHNDLINIEGLEVLKSLIGLEQWGAINWESLDKAFLICVNMEYHASDVPNLQNVEDMSEMFANYNLPEWNFDYPSVFNGDLSNWDVSNVTNMGRMFARAKSFNSDLSSWDVSNVTDMSGMFSGAESFNSDLSSWDVSNVNNMSGMFFAAESFNADISGWDVSNITDMGSMFASATSFNSDISGWDVSNVKDMSFMFYHAGAFEADISTWDVSSVTNMSGMFSYHPTFNGDLSGWDVSNVTDMNTMFAGAESFNEDISGWDVSNVTNMAMMFPDALVFNVDISGWDVSNVTQMDAMFAGASSFNVDIGNWDVSNVTDTFAMFAEASKFDQDLGSWNIENVMLMNNMFDNSGMSSDNYGATISGWSNLENTPEDISLGAKNIQYCTNSEATTARETLINDYGWTFDGDIGVDCN is encoded by the coding sequence ATGAATATCAAAAAATTATGTAGTGCGATTATTTCGTTGGGATTGCTATGGTCCTGTAGTAAGGATGATGGTCCGGAACCAGTAAAAAACAATGCTCCCGTTATTAAAGCACAGACTTTTAGTGTCGATGAAGATATTACGGACGATGCAACCATCGGGATTGTTAAGGCAACCGATGCAGATCAAGATGAGTTGACGTTTAATATTGAAGACAATGATTTGTTCGAAATTGATCCCGATGGAAAGCTTAGTTTAAAAAGCGGACAGACTTTGGACTATGAAGCAAAAGTAGAGCACATTATTAAAGTTACTGTATCTGATGGGGTTGATAAAAAAGAAGCGAACATCACCATTACTGTAACCAACGTGATTGAAAGTTTAGCAGAGGACCCGGATTCATTTGTTACTTTATGGAATATCCCTGAAGATAATTTTGAAATTATTATTGGCACAAACCCTGATTATGAATATAATTATATCATAGATTGGGGAGACGGTATTCAAGAAGAACTTTCAATCCAAAACCCTAGTCATACATATTCATCCGCAGGGGAATATAAAGTATCTATTCAAGGGATTTTTCCTGCTATAAAAATGGCACATAACGACCTAATTAATATTGAAGGTCTTGAAGTACTAAAAAGTTTGATTGGTTTGGAGCAATGGGGAGCAATTAATTGGGAAAGTCTAGATAAGGCATTTTTGATTTGCGTAAACATGGAATACCATGCATCCGATGTTCCAAACTTGCAAAATGTTGAGGATATGTCAGAGATGTTTGCAAATTATAATTTACCTGAATGGAATTTTGACTACCCTTCTGTTTTTAATGGAGATTTAAGTAATTGGGACGTAAGCAATGTGACCAATATGGGGAGGATGTTTGCCAGGGCAAAATCGTTTAATTCAGATTTGAGCAGTTGGGACGTTAGTAATGTTACTGATATGAGTGGAATGTTTAGTGGTGCGGAGTCTTTTAATTCGGATTTAAGCAGTTGGGATGTAAGTAATGTTAATAATATGTCAGGAATGTTTTTCGCAGCAGAATCCTTCAATGCGGATATAAGTGGTTGGGATGTAAGTAATATAACAGATATGGGAAGTATGTTTGCATCAGCAACATCGTTCAATTCAGATATTAGTGGTTGGGATGTAAGCAATGTTAAAGACATGTCATTTATGTTTTACCATGCAGGTGCTTTTGAGGCAGATATTAGCACTTGGGATGTAAGCAGTGTAACAAATATGTCAGGAATGTTTAGTTATCACCCCACCTTCAATGGAGATTTGAGCGGGTGGGATGTAAGCAATGTTACAGATATGAATACAATGTTTGCGGGTGCAGAATCATTCAATGAGGATATAAGTGGTTGGGATGTAAGCAATGTCACCAATATGGCAATGATGTTTCCAGATGCACTTGTATTTAATGTTGATATAAGTGGCTGGGATGTAAGTAATGTGACACAAATGGATGCAATGTTTGCTGGTGCCAGTTCATTTAATGTGGATATTGGCAACTGGGATGTAAGCAATGTTACGGATACATTTGCAATGTTTGCCGAGGCCAGCAAGTTTGACCAAGATTTAGGTAGTTGGAATATAGAAAATGTTATGCTAATGAATAACATGTTCGATAATAGTGGTATGTCTTCGGATAATTATGGGGCAACCATATCGGGGTGGTCTAATTTGGAAAATACTCCTGAAGACATTTCCTTAGGTGCAAAAAATATACAGTACTGCACAAATAGCGAAGCAACAACAGCGCGTGAAACTTTAATCAATGATTATGGTTGGACTTTTGATGGTGATATAGGTGTCGATTGCAATTAA
- a CDS encoding acyl-CoA dehydrogenase family protein yields the protein MSDTKEKDILRGGQFLVKETKCEDVFTLEDLNEEQKMMRESSKEFVDRELWAHWERFEQKDYAYTEECMKKAGELGLLSIAVPEAYGGMGMGFVSTMLVCDYISGATGSFSTAFGAHTGIGTMPITLYGTEEQKQKYVPKLATGEWFGAYCLTEPGAGSDANSGKTKAVLSEDGKYYSISGQKMWISNAGFCNLFIVFARIEDDKNITGFIVENDPENGISLGDEEKKLGIHSSSTRQVFFNETKVPVENMLSERGNGFKIAMNALNVGRIKLAAACLEAQRRVIGEATKYANERIQFKTPIINFGAIKAKIADMATNAYVDEAACYRAAKNIEDRIAIREASGNSHQEAELKGVEEYAIECSILKVAVSEHVQHTTDEGIQIFGGMGFSADTPMESAWRDARIARIYEGTNEINRMLSVGMLVKKAMKGHVDLLGPATAVGEELMGIPSFDTPDFSELFSEEKDLVARLKKVFLMIAGSAVQKFGPDLEKHQMLLMAASDILIQVYMAESAILRTEKNAKRFGEDSQKAQIAMSKLYLYRAVDIIQQKGKEAIVSFAEGDEQRMMLMGLKRFTKYTNQPNVVNLRTQIADKVAADNGYTFD from the coding sequence ATGAGCGATACTAAAGAAAAAGACATACTGAGAGGAGGTCAATTCTTGGTCAAGGAGACCAAATGTGAGGACGTGTTCACCCTTGAGGACCTGAACGAAGAACAAAAAATGATGCGCGAAAGCTCCAAGGAGTTTGTAGATCGCGAACTTTGGGCACATTGGGAGCGGTTCGAGCAAAAAGACTATGCCTATACCGAGGAGTGTATGAAAAAAGCAGGCGAACTTGGACTTTTGAGCATCGCGGTTCCTGAAGCCTATGGTGGTATGGGAATGGGTTTTGTATCCACTATGTTGGTCTGCGACTACATTTCCGGTGCAACAGGATCTTTTAGTACAGCTTTCGGCGCACATACTGGTATCGGGACCATGCCCATCACCTTGTACGGGACCGAAGAGCAAAAACAAAAATACGTTCCCAAATTGGCCACGGGAGAATGGTTTGGGGCCTATTGCTTAACCGAGCCAGGAGCAGGTTCCGACGCCAATTCCGGCAAAACCAAGGCCGTGTTATCCGAAGACGGTAAATATTACAGCATTTCAGGACAGAAAATGTGGATTTCCAATGCAGGGTTCTGTAATCTGTTCATTGTATTCGCTCGTATCGAGGATGACAAGAACATTACCGGGTTCATTGTTGAGAACGACCCTGAAAACGGTATCAGTTTAGGTGATGAAGAAAAGAAGTTGGGTATCCACTCCTCCTCTACCCGCCAAGTATTTTTCAACGAGACCAAGGTTCCGGTCGAAAATATGCTGTCCGAAAGAGGCAATGGATTCAAGATTGCCATGAATGCTTTGAACGTAGGTAGAATTAAATTGGCCGCGGCATGTTTGGAAGCACAACGAAGAGTAATCGGAGAAGCAACCAAATACGCCAATGAGCGCATTCAATTCAAAACACCCATCATCAATTTTGGAGCTATCAAAGCTAAAATTGCCGACATGGCCACCAATGCTTACGTGGACGAGGCCGCTTGCTACCGAGCTGCAAAAAATATTGAAGACAGAATTGCGATTCGCGAAGCCAGTGGCAACTCACACCAAGAAGCAGAACTTAAAGGTGTTGAAGAATATGCCATCGAGTGCTCTATTCTGAAAGTAGCTGTTTCCGAGCATGTTCAGCACACCACGGATGAGGGTATCCAAATATTCGGGGGAATGGGCTTTAGCGCCGATACCCCAATGGAATCCGCGTGGAGAGACGCGCGTATTGCAAGAATTTATGAAGGTACCAACGAAATCAACCGAATGCTCTCCGTTGGAATGTTGGTTAAAAAGGCCATGAAAGGCCATGTGGACCTGTTGGGCCCAGCAACTGCTGTTGGTGAAGAGCTTATGGGTATTCCATCTTTCGATACACCTGATTTTTCAGAACTTTTTTCAGAAGAAAAAGACCTAGTGGCTCGATTAAAAAAAGTGTTCTTGATGATTGCCGGTAGCGCCGTTCAAAAATTCGGACCGGATTTGGAAAAACATCAAATGTTGTTGATGGCAGCTTCCGATATTTTGATTCAGGTATATATGGCCGAATCCGCAATTTTAAGAACAGAGAAAAACGCAAAACGCTTTGGTGAAGATTCCCAAAAAGCACAAATAGCAATGTCCAAACTCTATTTGTACAGAGCGGTGGACATTATTCAACAAAAAGGCAAAGAGGCTATAGTTTCTTTTGCCGAAGGAGATGAGCAACGCATGATGCTTATGGGGCTAAAACGCTTTACCAAGTACACGAACCAACCCAACGTGGTCAATTTAAGGACTCAGATTGCCGACAAAGTTGCCGCGGACAATGGGTATACCTTTGACTAA
- a CDS encoding acetyl-CoA C-acyltransferase — MKTAYIVKGYRTAVGKAPKGLFRFKRPDELAAETIEHMMTELPQLDKKRIDDVIVGNAMPEAEQGLNMGRLISLMGLNIEDVPGVTVNRYCASGLETIGIATAKIQSGMADCIIAGGAESMSYIPMGGYKPTPDYATAKEGHEDYYWGMGLTAEAVAQQFKVSREDQDEFAYNSHMKALKAQAENRFQDQIVPIEVEHTFVNEAGKKETKTYTVNKDEGPRKGTNIPTLNKLRPVFAANGSVTAGNSSQMSDGAAFVMVMSEDMVKELNLEPIARLVNYAAAGVEPRIMGIGPVKAIPKALKQAGLKQNDIELIELNEAFASQSLAVIRELGLNQDIVNVNGGAIALGHPLGCTGAKLSVQLFDEMRKRDMKGKYGMVTMCVGTGQGAAGIFEFLN, encoded by the coding sequence ATGAAAACAGCATATATAGTAAAAGGATATAGAACAGCCGTGGGCAAAGCCCCAAAAGGTCTGTTCAGGTTTAAACGACCAGATGAACTGGCCGCAGAGACCATAGAGCATATGATGACAGAGCTTCCCCAATTGGACAAAAAACGCATCGACGACGTTATTGTCGGGAATGCCATGCCCGAAGCCGAACAGGGTTTGAACATGGGAAGGCTCATCTCATTAATGGGACTCAACATTGAAGACGTTCCCGGTGTTACCGTGAATCGCTATTGCGCTTCAGGTTTGGAAACCATTGGTATTGCTACGGCCAAAATCCAATCTGGAATGGCGGATTGCATCATAGCCGGAGGGGCTGAAAGTATGAGCTACATCCCTATGGGAGGTTACAAACCAACACCCGATTACGCCACGGCGAAAGAAGGCCACGAAGACTATTATTGGGGAATGGGACTTACGGCAGAAGCCGTTGCCCAACAATTCAAGGTTTCCAGAGAGGATCAAGATGAATTTGCATACAACTCCCATATGAAAGCATTGAAGGCGCAAGCAGAAAATCGTTTTCAAGATCAAATCGTGCCCATTGAAGTGGAACATACCTTTGTGAACGAAGCTGGAAAAAAGGAAACCAAAACATACACAGTAAACAAGGATGAAGGACCAAGAAAAGGTACCAACATTCCTACTTTGAACAAATTAAGACCTGTTTTTGCCGCAAATGGAAGCGTTACTGCCGGGAATTCATCGCAGATGAGCGATGGTGCAGCCTTTGTAATGGTAATGAGCGAGGATATGGTCAAAGAGCTCAATTTGGAACCCATAGCTAGATTGGTAAACTATGCTGCAGCAGGTGTAGAACCAAGAATTATGGGTATTGGTCCGGTAAAAGCCATTCCAAAAGCTTTGAAGCAGGCAGGCTTAAAACAAAATGACATTGAACTTATCGAACTGAACGAGGCCTTTGCTTCACAATCTTTGGCCGTAATCCGTGAGTTGGGACTCAACCAAGATATCGTTAATGTTAATGGAGGGGCCATTGCCCTGGGTCACCCACTTGGATGTACAGGTGCCAAACTATCGGTACAGCTTTTTGATGAAATGAGAAAGCGGGACATGAAAGGTAAATATGGTATGGTGACCATGTGTGTAGGTACCGGACAAGGTGCTGCAGGTATATTCGAATTTCTTAATTAA
- a CDS encoding 3-hydroxyacyl-CoA dehydrogenase/enoyl-CoA hydratase family protein produces MKRHINKIAVIGSGIMGSGIACHFANIGVEVLLLDIVPRELNDKEKAKGLTLEDKVVRNRLVNDSLTAALKSKPSPIYHQKFADRITTGNLEDDISKVADVDWIIEVVVERLDIKKQVFENLDKHRTPGTLITSNTSGIPIKFMSEGRSEDFQKHFCGTHFFNPARYLKLFEIIPGPKTSKEVLDFLNGYGEQFLGKTSVVAKDTPAFIGNRIGIFSIQSLFHAVKEMGMTVEEVDKLTGPVIGRPKSATFRTVDVVGLDTLVHVANGISENCKDDERHELFQLPDFIKTMMDNKWLGSKTGQGFYKKVKGDNGKSEILTLDLDTMDYRSKKSAKFATLELTKTIDKVIERFPVLVGGKDKAGEFYRKSFGALFAYVTHRIPEISDELYKIDDAMKAGFGWEHGPFQIWDAVGLEKGLEFIKAEGLEPALWIADMKSAGVDSFYTVKDGATYYYDISKKTMEKVPGQDAFIILDNIRKTKEVFKNSGVVIEDLGDGILNCEFQSKMNTIGGDVLAGLNKAVDLAEKDFAGLVIGNQAANFSVGANIGMIFMMAVEQEYDELNMAIKYFQDTMMRMRYSSIPTVAAPHGMALGGGCELSMHADKVVAAAETYIGLVEFGVGVIPGGGGSKEMALRASDTFRKNDVELNVLQEYFLTIGMAKVSTSAYEAFDLGILQKGKDVVVVNKDRQIATAKAHAKIMADAGYTKPVKRKDVKVLGKQALGMFLVGTDSMEAGHYISEHDKKIADKLAYVMAGGDLSEATMVTEQYLLDLEREAFLSLCTERKTLERIQHMLKTGKPLRN; encoded by the coding sequence ATGAAAAGGCATATAAACAAAATTGCCGTAATCGGTTCCGGTATAATGGGCAGTGGCATTGCATGTCACTTTGCTAACATTGGGGTCGAGGTACTATTGTTGGATATAGTTCCTCGCGAACTGAACGACAAGGAAAAAGCCAAGGGACTTACATTGGAAGACAAGGTGGTTCGTAATCGTTTGGTAAACGATTCTTTGACCGCTGCCTTAAAATCCAAACCCTCTCCTATTTACCATCAAAAATTCGCAGATCGCATTACCACAGGAAACTTGGAAGACGATATTTCCAAAGTGGCGGATGTGGATTGGATCATTGAAGTGGTCGTTGAACGCTTGGACATTAAAAAACAAGTGTTCGAGAATCTGGACAAACACCGCACACCGGGAACCTTGATTACCTCAAACACTTCCGGTATCCCTATTAAATTTATGAGCGAAGGAAGAAGCGAGGATTTCCAGAAACACTTCTGCGGAACACATTTCTTTAACCCTGCTCGATATCTAAAACTTTTTGAAATTATTCCTGGACCTAAAACTTCAAAAGAGGTTTTGGATTTCTTGAACGGATATGGTGAACAATTCTTGGGCAAAACCTCCGTGGTGGCTAAAGATACTCCCGCATTTATCGGGAACCGAATCGGAATCTTCAGCATTCAAAGTCTGTTTCATGCCGTAAAAGAAATGGGCATGACAGTGGAAGAAGTGGATAAATTGACAGGCCCCGTAATCGGTCGTCCAAAATCCGCCACTTTCCGCACGGTGGATGTGGTTGGTTTGGATACTTTGGTACATGTGGCCAACGGAATCAGTGAGAACTGTAAGGACGATGAGCGTCACGAACTGTTCCAGCTGCCCGATTTCATCAAAACCATGATGGACAACAAATGGTTGGGAAGCAAAACAGGTCAAGGATTCTATAAAAAAGTAAAAGGCGATAATGGTAAAAGCGAAATCCTCACGTTGGATTTGGACACCATGGATTATCGTTCTAAAAAAAGTGCAAAGTTTGCAACTTTAGAGCTAACCAAGACCATTGATAAAGTCATAGAGCGTTTTCCCGTATTGGTAGGCGGTAAAGATAAGGCCGGAGAGTTTTACAGAAAGAGTTTTGGAGCCCTTTTTGCTTATGTAACCCATCGTATTCCTGAAATTTCGGATGAGCTATACAAAATAGATGATGCCATGAAGGCCGGTTTCGGCTGGGAACATGGTCCGTTTCAAATTTGGGATGCCGTTGGCCTTGAAAAGGGATTGGAATTCATCAAAGCCGAAGGTTTGGAGCCCGCTTTATGGATTGCCGACATGAAATCCGCAGGTGTGGATTCATTCTACACCGTAAAAGATGGGGCAACCTACTATTATGATATCAGCAAAAAGACAATGGAAAAAGTTCCAGGTCAAGATGCGTTCATTATTCTGGACAACATCCGAAAAACCAAGGAGGTTTTTAAAAACAGTGGAGTTGTCATCGAAGATTTAGGTGACGGAATCCTGAACTGCGAGTTCCAATCCAAAATGAACACCATTGGAGGTGATGTGCTCGCTGGTTTGAACAAAGCTGTTGATCTGGCCGAAAAGGATTTTGCAGGGTTGGTCATAGGGAACCAAGCTGCCAATTTCTCCGTAGGGGCCAATATCGGTATGATCTTTATGATGGCAGTGGAACAAGAATACGATGAGTTGAACATGGCCATAAAATACTTCCAAGATACCATGATGCGCATGCGATACTCATCCATTCCAACCGTAGCCGCACCGCACGGAATGGCTTTGGGTGGTGGCTGTGAGCTTTCAATGCATGCAGATAAAGTTGTGGCCGCTGCCGAAACCTACATTGGTTTGGTCGAATTTGGCGTAGGTGTGATCCCTGGCGGTGGTGGATCTAAAGAAATGGCACTCCGCGCTTCCGATACTTTCAGGAAAAATGACGTAGAACTCAACGTACTACAAGAGTATTTCTTGACCATTGGTATGGCCAAAGTATCCACTTCGGCTTACGAAGCCTTTGATTTGGGCATCCTACAAAAAGGAAAGGACGTAGTCGTCGTAAACAAAGACCGACAAATAGCAACTGCCAAAGCACACGCCAAAATTATGGCAGATGCAGGCTACACCAAACCTGTAAAACGTAAAGATGTAAAAGTTCTGGGCAAACAAGCTTTGGGTATGTTCTTGGTAGGAACCGATTCCATGGAAGCCGGACATTATATTTCTGAGCACGACAAAAAGATTGCCGATAAACTGGCCTACGTTATGGCCGGTGGCGACCTTTCTGAAGCTACCATGGTGACCGAACAATATCTTTTGGATTTGGAACGAGAAGCATTTCTATCGCTTTGTACTGAAAGAAAAACGCTGGAACGTATCCAACACATGTTGAAAACCGGAAAACCATTGAGAAACTAG
- a CDS encoding AMP-dependent synthetase/ligase: MQTVTRLFDFPYYQLEKYPLEKSLVTKSDGKWIATSTKEYIDKANAVSRALLRMGVKPNDKIAIISTTNRTEWNIMDIGVLQIGAQTVPIYPTISEDDYEYILNHSEAKYCFVSCEDVLEKVLAISSKIKKIEEVYSFDELKNCKNWKEVLEKGADPSNQENVEELKATVKPKDLASLIYTSGTTGRPKGVMLSHDNIVSNVISSEARVPFETGGVALSFLPVCHIFERMILYLYQYCGIEIHFAEGLDMISDNIKEVKPDVMTVVPRLLEKVYDAIIAKGANLTGIKKKLFFWAVEIGLKFEPYGANGWWYEKRLGLARKLIFSKWKEGLGGNLSVMVSGSAALQPRLARVFGAAQMPVMEGYGLTETSPVIAVNDQRNKGWKIGTVGKIISGVEVKIAEDGEILCKGPNVMLGYYKDPEKTAQVMTDDYFHTGDIGEVDADGFLRITDRKKEMFKTSGGKYVAPQILENRFKQSRFIEQIMVVGEGEKMPAAIIQPNFEFMHEWAKRHDIVLNSNEELVKNEKVIARMQEEVDLANEEFAKWEKVKQFRLTSDVWSIDEGHLTPTLKLKRKIVKEKYLALYNDIYGH; encoded by the coding sequence ATGCAAACTGTTACCCGATTATTTGATTTCCCATACTATCAACTTGAAAAATACCCCTTAGAAAAATCATTGGTCACCAAAAGTGACGGTAAATGGATAGCTACGTCCACCAAGGAATACATCGACAAGGCCAATGCGGTGAGCAGGGCTTTGTTACGGATGGGCGTAAAGCCGAATGATAAAATTGCCATTATATCCACGACCAACCGAACAGAGTGGAACATAATGGATATTGGCGTACTTCAAATCGGGGCGCAAACCGTTCCGATCTACCCCACCATTTCCGAAGACGACTACGAATACATCCTTAACCATTCAGAAGCCAAGTATTGCTTTGTTTCTTGTGAAGATGTGTTGGAAAAAGTGCTTGCCATAAGTTCAAAAATCAAAAAGATCGAAGAAGTCTATTCGTTTGACGAGCTTAAAAATTGCAAAAACTGGAAGGAAGTCCTGGAAAAGGGCGCCGATCCTTCCAATCAAGAAAACGTAGAAGAATTAAAAGCCACGGTAAAACCCAAAGACCTGGCGTCCCTTATATATACTTCGGGAACAACAGGAAGACCAAAGGGCGTAATGCTTTCTCACGATAATATTGTGTCCAACGTTATTTCCAGTGAGGCCAGAGTGCCTTTTGAGACTGGCGGTGTTGCTCTCAGTTTTTTACCGGTTTGTCACATTTTTGAAAGGATGATTCTTTATCTGTACCAATATTGTGGTATAGAAATTCATTTTGCAGAAGGACTGGATATGATCAGTGACAACATAAAAGAGGTAAAACCCGATGTAATGACAGTGGTGCCACGTCTGCTTGAGAAGGTTTACGATGCGATAATAGCAAAAGGAGCCAATCTAACAGGCATAAAAAAGAAACTGTTTTTTTGGGCTGTGGAAATTGGACTCAAGTTTGAGCCCTATGGTGCCAACGGTTGGTGGTACGAGAAAAGACTTGGGCTCGCCCGTAAATTGATTTTTAGTAAGTGGAAAGAAGGTCTTGGTGGAAATTTATCCGTAATGGTATCGGGCAGTGCCGCTTTACAACCTAGATTGGCACGCGTTTTTGGAGCAGCTCAAATGCCCGTAATGGAAGGTTACGGACTTACGGAAACTTCTCCTGTGATTGCCGTGAACGATCAACGTAACAAAGGTTGGAAGATTGGCACCGTAGGAAAAATTATAAGTGGTGTGGAAGTGAAAATAGCCGAAGATGGTGAAATCCTTTGCAAAGGTCCCAATGTAATGTTGGGCTACTACAAAGATCCTGAAAAAACCGCACAGGTTATGACCGACGATTATTTCCATACTGGCGATATCGGTGAAGTGGATGCCGATGGCTTTTTGCGCATTACCGATCGTAAGAAAGAAATGTTCAAAACGTCGGGCGGCAAATATGTGGCTCCACAAATCCTGGAAAATCGATTTAAGCAATCCCGCTTTATTGAACAGATAATGGTTGTTGGAGAAGGCGAAAAAATGCCGGCGGCCATAATTCAACCTAATTTTGAGTTTATGCACGAATGGGCCAAAAGGCACGATATAGTGCTAAACTCAAATGAAGAATTGGTGAAAAACGAAAAGGTCATAGCAAGAATGCAGGAAGAAGTGGATTTGGCCAATGAGGAGTTTGCCAAATGGGAAAAAGTAAAACAGTTTAGGCTTACTTCTGATGTTTGGAGCATCGATGAAGGACACTTGACCCCTACCCTAAAATTGAAGCGCAAAATTGTTAAAGAAAAATATCTAGCACTTTATAATGATATTTATGGGCATTAA
- a CDS encoding MarR family winged helix-turn-helix transcriptional regulator — protein sequence MKDLTIDHALRATWQAVSKMYNEEAKNYDLTMAIGFTLLSMDPKGGTPSTTLGPKMGMEATSLSRILKNIEQKGYILRKRNPKDGRGVLIFLTPLGLEKREESKEVVLRFNEVVKEHVPEEDLNVFFKTMSTINKLITDKKIYSKTTNN from the coding sequence ATGAAAGATTTGACCATTGATCACGCCCTTAGGGCTACCTGGCAGGCGGTAAGCAAAATGTACAATGAGGAAGCTAAAAACTATGATCTTACCATGGCCATCGGGTTTACCCTTTTGAGCATGGATCCAAAAGGGGGTACTCCAAGTACCACATTAGGCCCTAAAATGGGAATGGAAGCTACAAGTTTGTCAAGAATCTTAAAGAATATTGAGCAAAAAGGATACATTTTAAGAAAACGAAACCCAAAGGATGGGCGCGGAGTCCTAATTTTTCTAACCCCTTTGGGCCTTGAAAAACGGGAGGAATCCAAAGAGGTAGTTCTCAGGTTCAACGAGGTTGTCAAAGAGCATGTACCAGAAGAAGATCTAAATGTTTTTTTTAAGACCATGAGCACAATAAACAAGCTTATTACCGACAAAAAAATATATTCAAAAACAACTAATAATTAA